Below is a window of Pseudomonas eucalypticola DNA.
CGCCATTCGTTGGCCAGTTCCTGCAGTTCAGCAGGGATGGCTTCGCGGCGCGACTTCATGCCCTTGTCAGCGTCGTCCCAGTAGACGGCTTCCATGGTCATCAGGTCGATCTGGCCCTGGAAATTGTCTTCCGAACCGATAGCGAGCTGGATTGGCACCGGAGTGTGGCCCAGACGCTGCTTGATCTGACCGATCACGCGAAGGAAGTTGGCACCGGCACGGTCCATCTTGTTCACGTAAACCAGGCGTGGAACGCCGTATTTGTTGGCTTGACGCCATACGGTTTCCGACTGAGGTTCGACACCGGAGGTGCCGCAGAACACGACCACAGCACCGTCGAGTACACGCAGCGAACGCTCTACTTCAATGGTGAAGTCAACGTGGCCGGGGGTATCGATGATGTTGAAGCGGTGCTTTTCGAACTGCTTGTCAGAGCCAGCCCAGAAAGCGGTAGTAGCAGCGGAAGTAATGGTAATACCCCGCTCCTGCTCCTGCACCATCCAGTCCATGGTCGCGGCGCCATCATGCACCTCGCCCATCTTGTGGTTTACGCCTGTGTAGAACAGGACGCGCTCGGTGGTCGTGGTTTTACCCGCGTCCACGTGAGCAACGATACCGATGTTACGGTAGCGTTTGATATCAGTTGTACGAGCCATAAAGCCCTCGCAAAATAATTGACGCTGGATTTAGAAGCGGTAGTGCGAGAACGCTTTGTTGGCTTCAGCCATACGGTGAACGTCTTCACGCTTCTTAACTGCAGCACCTTTGCCTTCGGCAGCATCCAACAGCTCGCCAGCCAGGCGCAAAGCCATAGACTTCTCACCGCGCTTGCGCGCGAAGTCTACCAGCCAGCGCATTGCCAGGGCGTTACGACGGGACGGACGAACTTCAACCGGAACCTGGTAAGTAGCACCGCCAACACGGCGCGACTTTACTTCGACCAGCGGAGCGATGGCGTCGAGAGCTTTCTCGAAGATTTCCAGTGGGTCGCTGTTCTTGCGTTCTTTAACCTTGTCCAGCGCGCCATAAACGATACGCTCGGCAACGGCTTTCTTGCCGCTTTCCATCACGTGGTTCATGAACTTGGCCAGGATTTGGCTGCCGTATTTTGGATCGTCAAGCACTTCGCGCTTGGCTGCTACGCGTCTTCTTGGCATGGATAAGCCCTCAAACGGTCTTCAGGTTAGCTCGGGACATCCCACCCTGAGGTGCGGGACCCGACCTTACTCTTATCGACTCAGAAAAATAGATAATTGCAATGTGCTGCAAGCGGCCATTACTTCGGACGCTTGGTACCGTACTTCGAACGACCTTGGTTACGACCTTTGACGCCGGAGGTATCCAGGGAGCCGCGAACGGTGTGGTAACGAACACCTGGCAAGTCTTTTACACGACCGCCGCGGATCAGTACCACGCTGTGCTCTTGCAGGTTGTGGCCTTCACCGCCGATGTACGAGGAAACCTCGAAACCGTTGGTCAGACGCACACGGCATACTTTACGCAGTGCCGAGTTAGGTTTTTTCGGCGTGGTGGTGTACACACGGGTGCACACGCCACGACGTTGCGGGCAGTTCTGCAGCGCAGGTACGTCGGATTTCTCGACGATACGCTTACGCGGCTGACGTACCAGCTGGTTGATAGTTGCCATCTACTAGCTCCACTGTTGTCTTGCGACGCTATTGTCTTGCAAGAAAAGCAAAATGGCAGGACATGCGTCCCGCCAGATTTAGGGGTACAAGAGTCTAAAGAGGATCTTGTCCCCAGTCAAGGCAAGGCCCCGCCCTCCCCGACCAGCCGAACCCAGGCATTTCATGTCCGGATTCGTCGATCGCAGAGACCAGGGCCCCGCTCTGATCAGTTACCGCTGGAGTTCAGCGCTTCAGTCAGTGCTGCTTCGACTTCGCTCGCGCTTACACGCAACGGTTTGTCAGCATCACGGCGACGCTTGCGCTCGCTGTGGTATGCCAGACCGGTACCAGCCGGGATCAGACGACCCACGACCACGTTTTCTTTCAGGCCGCGCAGGTAGTCGCGCTTGCCGGTTACCGCCGCTTCGGTCAGTACGCGGGTGGTTTCCTGGAAGGAAGCCGCCGAGATGAACGATTCGGTGGACAGCGAGGCCTTGGTGATACCCAGCAGCACACGGGTGTACTTGGAGATGAACTTGTCTTCCGATGCCAGGCGCTCGTTCTCGCCCAGTACCTGAGTCAGTTCCATCTGGTCGCCCTTGATGAAGCTGGAGTCACCCGACTCGGCGATCTCGACCTTGCGCAGCATCTGACGCAGGATGGTCTCGATGTGCTTGTCGTTGATCTTCACGCCTTGCAGACGGTAAACGTCCTGGATCTCGTTGACGATGTACTTGGCGAGCGCGCTCACACCCAGCAGACGCAGGATGTCGTGCGGATCGCTAGGACCGTCGGAGATTACCTCACCGCGGTTGACCTGTTCACCTTCGAACACGTTCAGGTGACGCCACTTCGGAATCAGCTCCTCGTAAGGATCGCTGCCGTCGTTCGGGGTAATGACCAGACGGCGCTTGCCCTTGGTCTCCTTACCGAACGCGATGGTGCCGCTGACTTCAGCCAGAATCGAGGCTTCTTTCGGACGACGCGCTTCGAACAAATCGGCAACGCGTG
It encodes the following:
- the rpsL gene encoding 30S ribosomal protein S12, coding for MATINQLVRQPRKRIVEKSDVPALQNCPQRRGVCTRVYTTTPKKPNSALRKVCRVRLTNGFEVSSYIGGEGHNLQEHSVVLIRGGRVKDLPGVRYHTVRGSLDTSGVKGRNQGRSKYGTKRPK
- the rpsG gene encoding 30S ribosomal protein S7 translates to MPRRRVAAKREVLDDPKYGSQILAKFMNHVMESGKKAVAERIVYGALDKVKERKNSDPLEIFEKALDAIAPLVEVKSRRVGGATYQVPVEVRPSRRNALAMRWLVDFARKRGEKSMALRLAGELLDAAEGKGAAVKKREDVHRMAEANKAFSHYRF